In one Streptomyces sp. NBC_01241 genomic region, the following are encoded:
- a CDS encoding M6 family metalloprotease domain-containing protein gives MQNPRHRIRKHRHPIALASATALIIATLASASSNLPVSSRASGGPAVATARAAGTAPCRIPATMGVQMSEGLPTPEGYARSTGRIHALILMIDFPDAPGPGPAMDRFDEFFPQTIHWFRTASYGRLTYVPDAPVKSWLRMPLPFSEYGIERGSPYEPGYRHLVQDIVATADPKVDFSTYDLVNILVTPNAGPSALDTVLSVTFSGNQDAPHADGAPLGNTSFIYSHQDDGSGSFKRNGFRVLPHENGHIFGLPDLYTVEGGGAVGHWDIMSEDWGADNDLLGWHKWKLGWLDNKQISCAARPGTSDHVLEPLATRGGTKLAFVPLSDVSGYAVEVRTQAGNDQEVCRPGVLIYKVSTDVDTGQGPVSVMDSTKDSSGCTRLPNVHAELSDATFRPGQTFTDRAHGIRISVVDKEDNGNYRVRVTRP, from the coding sequence ATGCAGAATCCCCGCCACCGGATACGCAAGCACCGCCACCCGATCGCGCTCGCTTCGGCAACCGCCCTGATCATCGCCACTTTGGCCTCGGCCAGCAGCAATCTTCCGGTATCCAGCCGGGCCTCGGGCGGCCCGGCGGTGGCCACCGCCCGGGCCGCGGGGACAGCCCCGTGCCGCATACCGGCGACCATGGGCGTACAGATGTCGGAGGGCCTGCCGACACCGGAGGGCTACGCCCGCTCCACGGGTCGGATCCACGCCCTCATCCTGATGATCGACTTCCCGGACGCGCCGGGCCCCGGACCGGCGATGGACCGGTTCGACGAATTCTTCCCGCAGACCATCCACTGGTTCCGGACCGCCTCGTACGGGCGACTCACCTACGTCCCCGACGCCCCCGTGAAGTCCTGGCTGCGGATGCCACTGCCGTTCTCGGAGTACGGGATCGAGCGCGGATCACCCTACGAACCGGGCTACCGCCACCTCGTCCAGGACATCGTCGCGACCGCCGATCCGAAGGTCGACTTCAGCACGTACGACCTGGTCAACATCCTGGTCACCCCGAACGCCGGACCCTCCGCCCTGGACACCGTCCTGTCCGTGACCTTCTCCGGCAATCAGGACGCACCCCACGCGGACGGCGCGCCCCTCGGCAACACGTCCTTCATCTACAGCCACCAGGACGACGGCTCGGGGTCGTTCAAACGGAACGGATTCCGCGTCCTGCCGCACGAGAACGGGCACATCTTCGGCCTTCCCGACCTCTATACCGTGGAGGGCGGCGGCGCGGTCGGGCACTGGGACATCATGTCCGAGGACTGGGGGGCCGACAACGACCTGCTCGGCTGGCACAAATGGAAGCTCGGCTGGCTGGACAACAAGCAGATCAGCTGCGCCGCCAGGCCCGGCACCAGCGACCACGTCCTCGAACCGCTGGCCACCCGGGGCGGGACGAAGCTGGCGTTCGTCCCGCTGAGCGACGTGTCCGGCTACGCGGTGGAGGTACGGACGCAGGCAGGCAACGACCAGGAGGTCTGCCGGCCCGGCGTGCTCATCTACAAGGTGAGCACGGACGTCGACACCGGTCAGGGGCCAGTGTCCGTCATGGACAGCACCAAGGACAGCAGCGGCTGCACCCGGCTGCCCAATGTGCACGCCGAGCTCTCCGACGCCACCTTCCGGCCCGGCCAGACCTTCACCGACCGGGCCCACGGGATACGCATATCCGTGGTCGACAAAGAGGACAACGGGAACTACCGCGTACGGGTCACTCGCCCCTGA
- a CDS encoding class I adenylate-forming enzyme family protein, producing the protein MSAGIPSRRVLSKRLERSFVPHIEAALTNPGAPFAVVRVEDGPHAGSLVYADGPRTLREFVETTWAFGDRPFLIAQERRYSYAEFFAAASALACRMTGTYGLRRGDRAVIAMRNHPEWQIAFWAAQLAGLIAVPLNAWWTEDEFTYALDDSGPRVLLVDGERLPRVAGWAAKNGARVVVCHAEGAVPDGVERYEDLPGPDPLAAPPEVEIRPEDDATIIYTSGTTGRPKGAVATHLAQVGAVLNPRYHGAASALGRGIIPGQGPAPVTLLTFPFFHVAAFTGFYSAMAAGGTLVLMRKWDAEEALRLIREHGITHYAGVPTTALQLLAAAERTGDGLESLQMLNTGGAAAPPDLVARLTARHGDRIEPRNGYGLTETSGGVLANFGAEYRLHPGSVGRPTPVTEVRIAGPAGEALPEGEVGELWLRGQSLVRGYWRDEAATARAFTDGWLRTGDLAVVREGRVEVVDRIKDMVIRGGENVYCVEVEAVLHDHPDVEDAAVLGVAHPVLGEEVVAEVRLRAGATVTAEELRAHVGRSLAAYKVPAHVLVREEPLPRNPTGKILKRELRGPAEAEVRRAAGGVVRGE; encoded by the coding sequence ATGAGCGCGGGCATACCGTCGCGAAGAGTACTGAGCAAGCGCTTAGAGAGGTCGTTCGTGCCGCATATCGAAGCCGCGCTGACCAACCCGGGAGCCCCGTTCGCCGTGGTGCGCGTGGAGGACGGGCCGCACGCGGGCTCGCTCGTGTACGCGGACGGACCCAGGACGCTCCGAGAGTTCGTGGAGACCACCTGGGCCTTCGGGGACCGGCCGTTCCTGATCGCGCAGGAGCGCCGCTACTCGTACGCCGAATTCTTCGCCGCCGCGTCCGCACTGGCGTGCCGGATGACCGGGACGTACGGGCTCCGCCGGGGCGACCGGGCCGTCATCGCGATGCGCAACCACCCGGAGTGGCAGATTGCCTTCTGGGCTGCGCAGTTGGCCGGCCTGATCGCCGTACCGCTCAATGCCTGGTGGACGGAGGACGAGTTCACGTACGCGCTGGACGACTCCGGGCCGAGGGTGCTCCTGGTGGACGGCGAGCGGCTGCCGCGGGTCGCCGGCTGGGCGGCGAAGAACGGTGCGCGCGTCGTCGTCTGCCATGCGGAGGGCGCGGTTCCGGACGGCGTCGAGCGGTACGAGGACCTGCCCGGGCCCGATCCGCTCGCCGCGCCCCCCGAGGTCGAGATCCGGCCCGAGGACGACGCGACGATCATCTACACCTCGGGCACCACCGGCCGGCCCAAGGGCGCCGTCGCCACCCATCTCGCCCAGGTGGGGGCCGTACTCAACCCGCGCTACCACGGGGCCGCCTCCGCGCTCGGGCGCGGGATCATCCCGGGGCAGGGGCCCGCCCCCGTGACGCTGCTGACGTTCCCGTTCTTCCATGTCGCCGCGTTCACCGGCTTCTACTCGGCGATGGCGGCGGGCGGCACCCTCGTCCTGATGCGGAAGTGGGACGCCGAGGAGGCGCTGCGGCTGATCCGTGAGCACGGCATCACGCACTACGCGGGTGTCCCGACAACCGCGCTCCAACTGCTTGCCGCGGCCGAGCGGACGGGCGACGGCCTGGAGAGCCTCCAGATGCTGAACACCGGCGGGGCCGCCGCCCCGCCCGATCTGGTCGCGCGGCTGACCGCCCGCCACGGCGACCGGATCGAGCCGCGCAACGGCTACGGCCTGACCGAGACCAGCGGGGGTGTCCTCGCGAACTTCGGCGCCGAGTACCGGCTCCACCCGGGCAGCGTCGGCCGGCCGACGCCCGTCACCGAGGTACGCATCGCCGGTCCCGCGGGCGAGGCACTGCCCGAGGGTGAGGTCGGTGAGCTGTGGCTGCGCGGCCAGTCCCTGGTCCGCGGCTACTGGCGGGACGAGGCGGCGACCGCTCGGGCGTTCACCGACGGGTGGTTGCGGACCGGTGATCTCGCGGTGGTGCGGGAGGGGCGGGTCGAGGTGGTCGACCGGATCAAGGACATGGTGATCCGCGGCGGCGAGAACGTGTACTGCGTGGAGGTCGAGGCGGTCCTGCACGACCATCCGGACGTGGAGGACGCCGCGGTGCTGGGGGTGGCGCACCCGGTCCTGGGCGAGGAGGTCGTGGCCGAGGTCCGGCTGCGGGCCGGTGCGACCGTCACGGCCGAGGAGCTGCGGGCGCACGTCGGGCGGAGCCTGGCCGCGTACAAGGTCCCGGCCCACGTGCTCGTACGCGAGGAGCCGCTGCCCCGGAATCCGACCGGGAAGATCCTCAAGCGGGAGCTGCGCGGGCCCGCCGAGGCGGAGGTGCGGCGGGCGGCCGGGGGTGTGGTCAGGGGCGAGTGA
- a CDS encoding serine/threonine-protein kinase, translating to MNGADRFTQAVFQALGADDPLSLGGYRLAARLGAGGMGKVYLSHTPGGRPVALKVIRSEFAEDPEFRRRFAQEVRAAERVQGLYTAPVIDSDTEGPQPWLATAYVSGPTLASAVAEHGPLPAPTVLLLTAGVAEALQVVHGAGIVHRDLKPSNVLLAADGPRVIDFGIARAADTTALTSSGVTVGTPAFMSPEQAAGRTVGPQSDVFALGQVVAFAVLGRSAHGDGPSHAVLYRIVHEEPDLAGLPAELDELVRRCLAKDPGERPSLSEVLALCSAASDATQLRRPEDWLPGALTTAIAQRYAAPSPGPTAPERPAVFRPAVPQQPPANTPGGMQHPPTAVAAGASAQQAPMASHPPMVPAHPRQAPALAGPPYAPTQTARSVWPAQPVAPGVPGTPPVRRRKTGIVLSCAAGAVVLLAAALVGYLGRGGGSGTGDDAKRIGPVATASRRATSPAHPSGGSSTGSAPKPEIHKKVNLPDGYYLKFSDQPLVPHVSNFDDLYLSCGGTADCAFGHYNTKLVLLDRGEQGSLDTCKQDTRYLPQEISVSRFSQGRHLCATTQDGLIALVTFEGQSPSTSASQYVTLDITIWRDTVPAQNS from the coding sequence ATGAACGGTGCAGACAGATTTACTCAAGCGGTCTTTCAGGCGCTGGGGGCTGACGATCCGCTGAGTCTCGGCGGGTATCGGCTGGCTGCCCGGCTCGGTGCGGGCGGCATGGGCAAGGTGTATCTCTCGCACACCCCAGGCGGACGTCCCGTGGCGCTCAAGGTGATCCGGTCCGAGTTCGCCGAGGACCCGGAATTCCGGCGGCGGTTCGCGCAGGAAGTACGGGCGGCCGAGCGGGTGCAGGGCCTGTACACAGCACCAGTGATCGACAGTGACACGGAGGGGCCGCAGCCCTGGCTGGCGACCGCCTACGTGTCCGGGCCCACGCTGGCCTCCGCTGTCGCCGAGCACGGGCCACTGCCCGCCCCCACCGTGCTGCTGCTCACCGCCGGGGTTGCCGAGGCATTGCAAGTGGTGCACGGCGCCGGCATCGTGCACCGCGACCTGAAGCCGTCCAACGTGCTACTCGCCGCCGACGGCCCCCGCGTCATCGACTTCGGCATCGCCCGTGCCGCCGACACCACCGCGCTGACCAGCAGCGGCGTTACCGTCGGTACCCCTGCCTTTATGTCGCCGGAGCAGGCGGCGGGCCGTACCGTGGGGCCGCAGTCAGATGTATTCGCACTCGGGCAGGTCGTCGCCTTCGCCGTGCTGGGCAGGTCCGCCCATGGGGACGGTCCGTCCCACGCGGTCCTCTACCGGATCGTCCACGAGGAACCGGATCTCGCCGGACTACCAGCCGAACTGGACGAACTTGTCCGCCGTTGTCTGGCAAAGGATCCAGGCGAGCGTCCGTCGCTCAGTGAAGTCCTCGCCCTGTGCAGTGCGGCGTCCGACGCCACTCAACTGCGCCGTCCCGAGGATTGGCTGCCGGGCGCCCTGACTACGGCCATCGCCCAGCGGTACGCCGCTCCATCGCCGGGGCCGACGGCACCTGAGCGGCCTGCGGTATTCCGGCCTGCCGTACCGCAGCAGCCTCCGGCGAACACACCCGGCGGGATGCAACACCCTCCGACGGCCGTGGCAGCCGGAGCATCGGCCCAGCAGGCACCGATGGCGTCGCACCCTCCGATGGTGCCAGCGCATCCTCGGCAAGCACCGGCACTGGCGGGCCCGCCGTATGCACCGACGCAGACGGCTCGGTCCGTTTGGCCTGCTCAGCCCGTCGCGCCGGGCGTACCCGGCACCCCTCCTGTCCGGCGTCGGAAGACCGGCATCGTCCTCAGCTGTGCTGCCGGAGCCGTCGTACTCCTCGCCGCCGCTCTCGTCGGATATCTCGGGCGGGGCGGTGGCTCCGGTACTGGCGACGACGCTAAGCGGATCGGTCCCGTCGCCACTGCGTCCCGCAGAGCGACCTCTCCAGCGCACCCCTCGGGCGGGTCGTCCACAGGCAGCGCCCCTAAACCGGAGATCCACAAGAAGGTCAACCTGCCCGACGGTTACTACCTGAAGTTCAGCGACCAGCCACTGGTGCCACACGTTTCGAACTTCGACGACCTGTACTTGTCGTGTGGCGGCACCGCCGACTGTGCCTTCGGCCACTACAACACCAAGCTCGTCCTGCTCGACCGGGGCGAACAGGGCTCCCTGGACACCTGCAAGCAGGACACCCGCTATCTGCCCCAGGAGATCTCCGTGAGCCGGTTCTCCCAAGGCAGGCACCTCTGCGCAACCACACAGGACGGCCTCATCGCCCTCGTGACGTTCGAGGGCCAGTCGCCCAGCACCAGTGCCAGCCAGTACGTCACCCTGGATATCACCATCTGGCGGGATACCGTGCCAGCGCAGAACAGCTAG
- a CDS encoding DUF1203 domain-containing protein: protein MTTYTPRPIPPAALEELRHVDDAGQPLRPYTAREDGVPLDCVGSPLRCCLRAIEPGERVALVSYAPLRRWAMATGAEPGAYDEAGPVFIHADECGAPRGVRGYPFARPGALRTIRRYNAEGHIVGGRFFEIPDDAEAGFDRVFEEAFAEPEVALVHVRALEYGCFQFEVRRP, encoded by the coding sequence ATCACCACGTACACGCCCCGCCCCATCCCACCCGCCGCACTCGAAGAACTCCGCCACGTCGACGACGCCGGACAGCCACTGCGGCCGTACACCGCACGCGAGGACGGTGTCCCCCTCGACTGCGTAGGCAGTCCGCTGCGGTGCTGCCTGCGGGCCATCGAGCCCGGCGAACGAGTCGCACTCGTCTCCTATGCGCCGCTGCGCCGCTGGGCGATGGCGACCGGCGCCGAGCCGGGGGCCTACGACGAGGCGGGGCCGGTCTTCATCCACGCCGATGAATGCGGAGCCCCGCGGGGAGTCCGGGGCTATCCCTTCGCCCGTCCCGGGGCGCTGCGCACCATCCGCCGCTACAACGCCGAAGGACACATCGTGGGGGGCCGTTTCTTCGAGATCCCCGACGACGCCGAGGCCGGGTTCGACCGGGTCTTCGAGGAGGCGTTCGCCGAGCCGGAGGTGGCGCTGGTACATGTGCGGGCGCTGGAGTACGGCTGCTTCCAGTTCGAGGTGCGGCGACCGTAG
- a CDS encoding Imm32 family immunity protein, giving the protein MDEPRIKVYGSGTEITVAANAAGMRDLAERLVSLSDPELRDGYHEHLESGINLEDGSISLILERDDNL; this is encoded by the coding sequence ATGGATGAACCAAGGATCAAGGTGTACGGCTCGGGCACCGAGATCACCGTCGCAGCGAACGCCGCCGGTATGCGAGACCTGGCCGAGCGGCTTGTCAGCCTCTCCGATCCCGAGCTCCGAGACGGCTACCACGAGCATCTTGAGAGCGGCATCAACCTCGAAGACGGCTCGATCAGCTTGATCCTGGAACGCGACGACAACCTGTAG